The Pseudomonas azotoformans genome has a segment encoding these proteins:
- a CDS encoding alpha/beta hydrolase, which yields MLKLFALALTLVAGTAHADDTLHTDLPLSYLEQTQGDARNQPLVIFLHGFGSNEEDLFGIKDALPSTWTYLSARAPMPVDPHGYRWFTKTPGDGDYDGETADLQRSAKLIEEFVGKATAKYHTQPDRVFLVGFSQGAIMSYEVGLRRPELLRGIAALSGSVLPVLKAELKQDASLGKLAIFIGHGTLDQALPYASGTRANEVLTGLGLQPEFHGYPGMPHTISEAEVQDLKAWLEKSLN from the coding sequence ATGCTCAAACTGTTTGCCCTGGCACTTACCCTCGTGGCCGGCACCGCCCATGCCGACGACACGCTGCACACCGATTTGCCGCTGTCGTATCTGGAACAAACCCAGGGCGACGCGCGCAACCAGCCGCTGGTGATTTTCCTGCACGGGTTTGGCAGCAACGAGGAGGACCTGTTTGGCATCAAGGACGCGCTGCCCTCTACCTGGACGTACCTGTCGGCCCGTGCGCCTATGCCGGTGGACCCGCACGGCTATCGCTGGTTTACCAAGACGCCCGGTGACGGCGATTACGACGGCGAAACCGCCGACCTGCAACGCAGTGCGAAGCTGATCGAAGAGTTTGTCGGCAAAGCCACCGCCAAATATCACACCCAGCCGGATCGAGTGTTCCTGGTGGGTTTTAGCCAGGGCGCGATCATGTCCTACGAGGTGGGCCTGCGCCGGCCGGAGCTGCTGCGTGGCATTGCGGCATTGAGCGGCAGCGTGTTACCGGTGCTCAAGGCTGAGCTGAAGCAGGATGCGTCATTGGGCAAGCTGGCGATCTTTATCGGCCATGGCACCTTGGACCAGGCGCTGCCGTATGCGTCGGGGACGCGGGCCAATGAGGTGCTGACGGGGTTGGGGTTGCAGCCGGAGTTCCATGGGTACCCCGGCATGCCGCATACCATCAGCGAGGCGGAAGTGCAGGACCTGAAAGCCTGGTTGGAAAAGAGCCTGAACTGA